A genomic window from Sulfurospirillum multivorans DSM 12446 includes:
- a CDS encoding branched-chain amino acid transporter permease: MESSYIIGSIAVAAVLTYVTRIIPFLLFRTREPSPLIKYIELNMPLMIMVILVFYALKDVKWESYPYGLAEIIGVGVAIALHVKFKNALLSIFVATLTYMILIQKVL, encoded by the coding sequence ATGGAAAGTAGTTACATCATCGGAAGTATCGCTGTTGCGGCTGTTTTAACCTATGTAACGCGCATCATCCCATTTTTACTCTTTCGTACACGCGAGCCTTCGCCGCTGATTAAATACATCGAACTCAATATGCCGCTCATGATTATGGTCATTTTGGTCTTTTACGCGCTGAAAGATGTGAAGTGGGAAAGTTATCCGTATGGTTTAGCAGAAATCATTGGCGTCGGTGTTGCGATTGCTTTACATGTAAAGTTTAAAAACGCCCTTTTGAGCATTTTTGTCGCAACACTAACGTATATGATTTTAATTCAAAAAGTACTTTAA
- a CDS encoding zinc ribbon domain-containing protein YjdM — translation MQLPACPKCNCEYTYEDGEMIICPECAHEWSKDATTNEESAAIIKDAHGAILADGDTIVLIKDLKLKGSSAVIKGGTKVKNIRLNYESDHNLDCKVDGIGAMGLKSEFVKKA, via the coding sequence ATGCAATTACCTGCTTGTCCAAAATGCAATTGTGAATATACCTACGAAGATGGCGAGATGATCATCTGTCCTGAATGTGCTCATGAGTGGTCTAAAGATGCTACGACAAACGAAGAGTCTGCGGCAATCATCAAAGATGCACACGGCGCTATTTTGGCTGATGGCGACACCATTGTGCTCATCAAAGACCTCAAGCTCAAAGGCTCTTCTGCGGTTATCAAAGGTGGCACCAAAGTTAAAAACATCCGTTTAAATTACGAGAGCGACCATAATTTGGACTGTAAAGTCGATGGCATTGGCGCGATGGGGCTTAAATCGGAGTTTGTCAAAAAAGCTTAA